In Synechococcus sp. A18-25c, a single window of DNA contains:
- a CDS encoding D-alanyl-D-alanine carboxypeptidase/D-alanyl-D-alanine-endopeptidase yields the protein MKTLGFSLAMLLPLAAPRVRADVLPLIAPPPPETEQPLPTLQPGRSCPELAKAIRADVGAEARVWSVTVLNSDGDILGDVNGAVPRIPASNQKLVSTAFALDRLGPDFRLKTRLIQRPDGSLELNGEGDPDLGIAGLQRFAMAALRQGGAMGESLQDVKLMVREEPRSNWWPADWHPADRGYAYGAPITRLALTSNAVGGAVSDPYNRLQVLFSKEVSRRGGTVSIERGQPMVEPLPTDDDHSVVLHEEASAPMHALLSLANTESHNFTAEVLMRQASGLWDVNAASRATERWMLEQGLPIQGLRVADGSGLSRNNRVTSRTIAALLMRMDQHPFAPYYQASMAIAGQRGTLRNLYRGTVLEGKFRGKTGTISGVRSISGYLQTHDGPRYVAMISNGSGYPNTVMGQILRSVQRFSPCPSSDATVMQPDVPG from the coding sequence ATGAAGACGCTCGGCTTTTCTCTAGCAATGCTGCTGCCGTTGGCGGCCCCAAGGGTTCGCGCTGATGTCTTGCCGCTGATCGCGCCGCCGCCGCCCGAGACCGAGCAACCGCTTCCAACCCTCCAACCGGGGAGATCCTGTCCTGAGCTTGCCAAGGCCATTCGTGCCGATGTGGGCGCTGAGGCCCGCGTATGGTCCGTCACGGTGCTCAATAGTGACGGCGACATTCTGGGTGATGTGAATGGTGCCGTGCCCAGGATTCCAGCTTCTAATCAGAAGTTGGTTAGCACCGCTTTTGCACTCGATCGTCTGGGCCCCGATTTCCGTCTCAAGACACGATTGATTCAGCGTCCTGACGGATCCCTCGAACTGAATGGGGAAGGTGATCCAGATCTCGGAATTGCTGGGTTGCAGCGCTTTGCGATGGCAGCTCTGCGTCAGGGCGGAGCCATGGGTGAATCCCTGCAGGACGTCAAGTTGATGGTCCGAGAGGAACCACGCAGCAACTGGTGGCCTGCGGATTGGCATCCGGCGGATCGTGGGTATGCCTATGGGGCTCCGATTACTCGTCTCGCCCTGACCAGCAATGCCGTCGGTGGAGCCGTCAGCGACCCCTACAACCGGCTCCAGGTTCTCTTCAGCAAGGAGGTTTCACGCCGTGGAGGCACGGTGAGCATTGAACGAGGTCAACCCATGGTGGAACCACTCCCCACGGATGACGACCACAGCGTGGTTCTTCATGAGGAAGCCTCCGCACCCATGCACGCGCTGCTCAGCCTGGCCAACACGGAAAGTCACAACTTCACCGCTGAGGTGCTGATGCGTCAGGCGTCTGGCCTCTGGGATGTGAATGCCGCGTCCAGAGCCACCGAACGTTGGATGCTTGAGCAGGGATTGCCTATCCAAGGGTTGCGGGTTGCTGATGGCAGTGGACTCTCACGCAACAACAGGGTGACCAGCCGCACTATTGCCGCTTTGTTGATGCGCATGGATCAACATCCCTTCGCGCCTTACTACCAGGCGTCGATGGCCATTGCAGGACAGCGAGGAACCCTACGGAATCTCTATCGCGGGACGGTCCTCGAGGGCAAGTTCCGCGGGAAAACCGGCACCATCAGTGGTGTCCGCAGCATCTCTGGATATCTTCAGACGCACGATGGACCGCGCTATGTGGCGATGATCTCCAATGGATCGGGCTACCCCAACACGGTGATGGGGCAGATTCTCCGTTCCGTGCAACGGTTCAGCCCGTGCCCTTCATCTGACGCAACCGTGATGCAGCCCGACGTGCCCGGCTGA
- the coaD gene encoding pantetheine-phosphate adenylyltransferase has protein sequence MKALYPGSFDPLTLGHLDLIERGASLVDELVVAVLQNPGKSPTFPLDQRLHQIRVSTAHLGNVTVTSFDGLTVECARRHRARLILRGLRAMSDFEYELQIAHTNRSLDPEFETIFLSTAAHYSFLSSSVVKEVARFGGSVDHMVPPVVAEDLGRFFNSAFDPPSR, from the coding sequence ATGAAAGCGCTCTATCCAGGCAGCTTCGATCCGCTGACGCTGGGGCATCTGGATTTGATTGAACGGGGTGCCTCCCTGGTCGATGAACTGGTTGTAGCCGTCTTACAGAACCCCGGGAAATCACCCACCTTCCCGTTGGATCAGCGCCTTCACCAGATCCGTGTTTCAACAGCCCATCTGGGCAATGTGACAGTCACCAGTTTCGACGGACTGACCGTCGAATGCGCTCGACGCCATCGTGCACGCCTCATTTTGCGCGGACTTCGCGCCATGAGCGATTTCGAATACGAACTTCAAATTGCTCATACCAACCGATCTCTCGACCCGGAATTCGAAACAATTTTCCTCAGCACTGCAGCCCACTACAGCTTTTTGAGCAGTTCGGTGGTCAAAGAAGTGGCTCGATTTGGTGGCTCTGTGGATCACATGGTGCCGCCGGTGGTGGCGGAGGACCTCGGAAGGTTCTTTAATTCGGCTTTCGATCCCCCGTCGCGATGA